TGTCCGAAGCGACCGACATCTACGACCTGGAATTCCGGATGCGCAAGATCGACCGTGAAGCGGCGATGAACCGTCCGTATTCGTTCGGCGCACGATAAGCATCGAACGCCGAAGCGACGGCCCGCTTCGGTACGACATGGAAGAAGGGCGCGTGCGGCATCG
The sequence above is a segment of the Burkholderia multivorans ATCC BAA-247 genome. Coding sequences within it:
- a CDS encoding DUF3563 family protein, whose translation is MYLLSHLFLMLTKNAEQAAKERAEAYLSEATDIYDLEFRMRKIDREAAMNRPYSFGAR